In Populus trichocarpa isolate Nisqually-1 chromosome 16, P.trichocarpa_v4.1, whole genome shotgun sequence, a genomic segment contains:
- the LOC18109768 gene encoding dirigent protein 22, whose product MARTLTEVLIFLFLSLILFPITLATARPDTFSRNLSPKKLGLKREKLSHLHFYFHDTLSGKNPTAVPVAQAATTNKSSTSFGLVAMIDDPLTVKPEVSSKQVGRAQGIYASASQSEVSFLMVLNLFFTEGKYNGSTLSILGRNSIFSGIREMPIVGGSGLFRFARGYTQAKTYIANLKTNDAIVEYNVYVFHY is encoded by the coding sequence ATGGCCAGAACTCTGACAGAAGTCCTTATCTTCCTCTTTCTCTCCCTTATTCTCTTCCCCATCACCCTTGCTACCGCGAGACCTGACACTTTCTCAAGAAACTTATCTCCAAAAAAACTAGGCCTCAAGCGGGAGAAACTAAGCCACCTTCACTTCTACTTCCACGACACACTTAGTGGGAAAAATCCCACCGCTGTTCCTGTTGCCCAAGCAGCCACCACAAACAAGTCTTCGACATCATTTGGGCTGGTCGCAATGATCGATGATCCCTTGACTGTAAAGCCCGAGGTCAGCTCGAAGCAAGTAGGAAGAGCACAAGGGATTTATGCATCGGCATCACAAAGTGAAGTAAGTTTCTTAATGGTATTGAACTTGTTTTTCACAGAAGGGAAGTATAATGGTAGCACTCTCAGTATCCTGGGTCGCAACAGCATATTTTCAGGCATTAGAGAGATGCCAATTGTTGGTGGGAGCGGGCTTTTCCGTTTCGCAAGAGGCTATACTCAGGCAAAGACTTATATAGCTAACCTTAAAACTAATGATGCTATCGTGGAGTATAATGTGTATGTCTTCCATTATTGA